The following are encoded in a window of Kitasatospora sp. NBC_01250 genomic DNA:
- the qcrA gene encoding cytochrome bc1 complex Rieske iron-sulfur subunit, with protein sequence MSHDMSDDKLPQAHAAGEGHGEAAVADNPFADPGLPPHEPRRTDIDERAAKRAERQVSLLFIVSMLATVGFIASYVSIDADRIVYIFPLGHISALNFALGMTLGVALFCIGAGAVHWARTLMSDVELPAERHAIEADDETRADVIEQFKTGAAESGFGRRKMIRNTLIGSMALVPLSGVMLLRDLGPLPEKKLDVTGWNEATPNAPIRLVNMNTNEPMKAEDIAVGSLTFAKPGPSALRPAGLQESDEDFQEAIAKDALMLIRIQPNDIKDADSAALGFEGVLAYSKICTHVGCPISLYEQQTHHALCPCHQSTFDLSDGARVIFGPAGHPLPQLKIVTDASGYLVAPGGFEHPVGPSFWERSE encoded by the coding sequence ATGAGCCACGACATGTCAGACGACAAGCTGCCGCAGGCGCACGCCGCCGGCGAAGGGCACGGCGAAGCCGCCGTTGCCGACAACCCGTTCGCGGACCCGGGGCTGCCGCCCCACGAGCCGCGGCGGACCGACATCGACGAGCGGGCCGCCAAGCGGGCCGAGCGCCAGGTGTCGCTGCTCTTCATCGTCTCGATGCTGGCGACCGTCGGTTTCATCGCCAGCTACGTCAGCATCGACGCCGACCGGATCGTCTACATCTTCCCGCTGGGCCACATCAGCGCGCTGAACTTCGCGCTCGGTATGACCCTGGGTGTGGCGCTGTTCTGCATCGGCGCGGGCGCGGTCCACTGGGCCCGCACCCTGATGTCGGACGTCGAGCTGCCGGCCGAGCGCCACGCGATCGAGGCCGACGACGAGACCCGCGCGGACGTCATCGAGCAGTTCAAGACCGGCGCCGCCGAGTCCGGCTTCGGCCGCCGCAAGATGATCCGCAACACCCTGATCGGGTCCATGGCCCTGGTGCCGCTCTCCGGCGTGATGCTGCTGCGCGACCTCGGCCCGCTGCCCGAGAAGAAGCTCGACGTCACGGGTTGGAACGAGGCCACGCCGAACGCTCCGATCCGGCTGGTCAACATGAACACCAACGAGCCGATGAAGGCCGAGGACATCGCGGTCGGCTCGCTGACGTTCGCCAAGCCCGGCCCGTCCGCGCTGCGTCCGGCCGGTCTGCAGGAGTCCGACGAGGACTTCCAGGAGGCCATCGCCAAGGACGCGCTGATGCTGATCCGCATCCAGCCGAACGACATCAAGGACGCCGACTCGGCCGCCCTGGGCTTCGAGGGTGTGCTGGCGTACTCCAAGATCTGCACCCACGTCGGTTGCCCGATCTCGCTGTACGAGCAGCAGACCCACCACGCGCTCTGCCCCTGCCACCAGTCGACCTTCGACCTGTCGGACGGCGCGCGCGTTATCTTCGGCCCGGCCGGGCACCCCCTGCCGCAGCTGAAGATCGTCACCGATGCCTCCGGCTACCTGGTAGCCCCCGGCGGCTTCGAGCACCCCGTCGGTCCGAGCTTCTGGGAGCGCAGCGAATGA